In the Corythoichthys intestinalis isolate RoL2023-P3 chromosome 12, ASM3026506v1, whole genome shotgun sequence genome, one interval contains:
- the LOC130927171 gene encoding myosin light chain 1, skeletal muscle isoform, whose product MAPKKDPKAPVKKAEPAAAPAPAAAPAPAPAPKAAAVDLSAVKIEFSADQIEDYREAFGLFDRVGDNKVAYNQIADIMRALGQNPTNKDVNKLLGSPSAEDMANKRVEFEGFLPMLQTIINSPNKAGYEDYVEGLRVFDKEGNGTVMGAELRIVLSTLGEKMNETEIDALMAGQEDENGCINYEAFVKHIMSV is encoded by the exons ATGGCACCCAAGAAGGACCCTAAGGCTCCCGTCAAGAAGGCCGAACCAGCGGCAGCGCCTGCACCTGCAGCTGCACCCGCCCCCGCGCCTGCTCCTAAAGCCGCTGCTGTGGACCTGTCCGCCGTCAAG ATTGAATTCAGCGCAGACCAAATTGAAG ACTACAGGGAGGCCTTCGGTCTGTTCGACAGGGTGGGTGACAACAAGGTGGCCTACAACCAGATCGCTGACATCATGCGCGCTCTGGGACAGAACCCCACCAACAAGGATGTGAACAAACTGTTGGGAAGCCCCTCCGCTGAGG ACATGGCCAACAAGAGAGTTGAGTTCGAGGGTTTCCTGCCAATGCTTCAGACCATCATCAATAGCCCAAACAAGGCCGGCTATGAAGACTACGTTGAGGGTCTGCGCGTGTTCGACAAAGAGGGTAACGGCACAGTGATGGGCGCTGAGCTGCGTATTGTCCTGTCAACACTGG GAGAAAAGATGAATGAGACTGAGATTGACGCTCTCATGGCGGGTCAGGAGGATGAAAACGGCTGCATTAACTACGAGG CCTTTGTCAAGCACATCATGTCAGTGTAA